The following proteins are co-located in the Nitrospinota bacterium genome:
- a CDS encoding NCS2 family permease, protein MKHRIDQFFLLSQNGTDIPTEIRAGVATFLTASYIIFVQPAVLSATGMDFGAVMTATCLSAALGCLIMGLWANYPIALAPGMGINFYFTYTVVIGQGISWEKALGAVFCSGLILIVLTLMRVRELILNLIPDFLKYAIASGIGLFIFFIGFVQGGLIVKDPGTLVKLGNLKSLPVLFTFFGTALIGFLMFRKIKGAILIGMLLLTFGGLPFGLVSYQGIIALPPAMGPTFLKMDILGALDLGLITVIFVFVFVDLFDTAGTLVGVSQQAGLLKEGKLPRATRAFLPDSVATTAGAAMGTSTVVCYIESSAGVAEGGRTGLTAIVIAFLFLLALFFAPIAQMIGGGYTLESGKTLYPITAPVLIIVGCLMVSNLARIEWRKWDDALPAFLTIVGMPLTYSIASGMALGFITYPLTRLLSGKIRDVHPVMILIALLFLIRYVMLDG, encoded by the coding sequence ATTAAACATCGGATCGACCAGTTTTTCCTTTTGTCTCAGAATGGGACAGATATTCCCACTGAAATCAGGGCAGGTGTTGCCACCTTCCTGACCGCATCTTATATAATTTTTGTACAGCCTGCTGTCCTGTCTGCAACTGGTATGGATTTTGGTGCGGTGATGACAGCGACCTGCCTTTCTGCCGCTTTAGGATGCCTGATAATGGGCTTGTGGGCCAATTATCCCATAGCCCTGGCTCCTGGCATGGGTATCAATTTCTATTTCACTTATACCGTTGTTATTGGCCAGGGAATTTCCTGGGAGAAAGCTCTGGGAGCTGTCTTTTGCTCCGGTCTTATTTTGATCGTCCTTACCCTGATGCGAGTTCGTGAACTGATTCTAAACCTGATTCCAGACTTTCTTAAATATGCGATTGCTTCTGGAATAGGGCTGTTCATTTTTTTCATTGGTTTTGTTCAGGGTGGTCTGATCGTTAAAGACCCGGGAACCTTGGTAAAGCTGGGCAACCTCAAAAGCCTTCCCGTTTTATTCACCTTTTTCGGGACTGCCTTGATCGGATTTCTTATGTTCAGGAAAATCAAGGGGGCGATTCTGATAGGCATGTTGCTGCTGACATTTGGGGGACTTCCTTTTGGACTGGTGAGTTATCAGGGGATTATTGCGCTGCCGCCTGCTATGGGGCCGACATTTTTGAAAATGGATATTCTCGGCGCGTTAGACCTTGGGCTTATCACCGTAATCTTTGTCTTTGTTTTTGTTGATTTGTTTGATACGGCGGGAACCCTTGTAGGGGTCAGCCAACAGGCAGGTCTCTTGAAGGAGGGTAAACTGCCTCGAGCGACCCGGGCATTTTTGCCGGATTCGGTAGCTACCACAGCAGGGGCTGCCATGGGAACCTCTACCGTGGTCTGCTATATCGAAAGTTCAGCCGGAGTGGCCGAAGGTGGACGCACAGGCCTCACCGCCATCGTGATTGCGTTTCTATTTCTGCTGGCGCTATTTTTCGCTCCAATAGCTCAAATGATTGGCGGGGGTTACACTCTGGAATCGGGTAAAACTCTTTATCCCATAACGGCTCCTGTGTTGATCATTGTGGGGTGTCTCATGGTTTCCAACCTGGCCCGCATTGAGTGGAGAAAATGGGATGACGCTCTTCCAGCGTTTTTGACAATTGTGGGCATGCCTTTAACCTATAGCATCGCCAGTGGAATGGCCCTGGGTTTTATCACTTATCCCCTGACAAGACTTTTATCCGGGAAGATCAGAGACGTTCACCCAGTAATGATTTTGATCGCGCTCCTTTTCCTGATTCGATATGTCATGCTGGATGGTTAA